The following are from one region of the Advenella mimigardefordensis DPN7 genome:
- a CDS encoding VOC family protein, which produces MAEIYNTRAARAPMIMALIQEPMMKKVYSIVITDKLQACADFYTRLFAFSLVFQEDWYIHLVHEQSGAELAFMAPNSANQPPQLQAPYQGAGVVLSIEVDDAEQEYRRLTQGEACNIFLPLKDESWGQRHFMLTDPAGVCVDVVEQRAVSG; this is translated from the coding sequence ATGGCCGAAATATACAATACCCGCGCCGCCAGAGCGCCTATGATCATGGCTCTGATCCAGGAGCCCATGATGAAAAAAGTTTATTCAATTGTGATTACCGACAAACTGCAGGCTTGTGCTGATTTCTACACACGCCTTTTCGCGTTCAGCCTTGTCTTCCAGGAAGACTGGTATATCCACCTTGTGCATGAACAAAGCGGCGCGGAACTGGCCTTCATGGCACCGAACAGCGCCAACCAGCCGCCACAACTGCAGGCCCCTTACCAGGGCGCCGGTGTGGTCCTGAGTATTGAAGTGGACGATGCCGAGCAGGAGTATCGCAGGCTCACACAAGGCGAAGCGTGCAACATTTTCCTGCCGCTGAAGGATGAATCCTGGGGCCAGCGCCATTTCATGCTGACCGACCCGGCAGGCGTTTGCGTAGACGTGGTGGAACAGCGCGCTGTCAGCGGGTAA
- a CDS encoding PaaI family thioesterase, which produces MNHAVSNEEVLKRVRGILSRQPFSALLKTEATQALADGTCEFRISIDNNLMQHMNMVHGGVLGYAADTGLTFAAGIVYAAPVITSEFKINFLRPVVGQALIARGSVVYKGRSQAVTRCDLFVEKDGEEKLCATAQGTIVLLPESGGAGA; this is translated from the coding sequence ATCATGCTGTGAGTAATGAAGAGGTGTTGAAACGGGTACGCGGCATCCTGTCCCGTCAGCCGTTTAGTGCACTTTTGAAAACCGAGGCCACGCAAGCGTTGGCCGATGGCACTTGCGAGTTCCGTATTTCCATCGACAACAACCTCATGCAGCATATGAATATGGTGCATGGTGGCGTGCTCGGCTATGCTGCCGATACGGGGCTTACCTTTGCGGCTGGCATTGTGTATGCTGCGCCGGTTATCACATCTGAATTTAAGATAAATTTCTTGCGGCCTGTGGTCGGACAGGCGCTGATCGCCAGAGGATCGGTGGTGTATAAGGGACGCAGTCAGGCCGTGACACGCTGCGACTTATTCGTTGAGAAGGATGGCGAAGAGAAACTGTGTGCCACTGCGCAGGGCACGATTGTGCTGTTGCCTGAATCTGGTGGTGCCGGCGCTTAG
- a CDS encoding helix-turn-helix domain-containing protein, whose protein sequence is MHTPTQPGIPRFLQDGVFYQEHRPDPAFREQIYCLWQLHTRYTLPGNCHYLVVPDACIDLVFDLSEHIAPHVLVMTPGIQALELNLGKHFRYCGIRLYPGVWRDSQHIIAQSQSFSTLGGVNLRSVMHQLATSSATAQQQQLQHFVQQLTTQGIVNERAWMHQLLAQADRLTSVDDLVRLSGYSRRHLQRLFPEKTGFSAHDFLKILRFQQVLATQRIDAYTDQSHYIREFKRITGITPVVFQQQYPQQQ, encoded by the coding sequence ATGCATACGCCCACCCAACCCGGTATCCCTCGCTTTCTGCAGGATGGTGTTTTCTATCAGGAACACCGTCCTGATCCCGCATTCAGGGAACAAATATATTGCCTCTGGCAATTGCACACACGCTATACATTACCCGGCAATTGCCATTACCTCGTCGTACCGGACGCATGTATAGACCTGGTCTTCGACCTATCCGAACACATAGCCCCCCACGTTCTGGTGATGACACCTGGCATACAGGCGCTTGAGCTGAATCTGGGAAAGCATTTTCGTTACTGCGGCATCCGGCTGTATCCCGGCGTCTGGCGCGACTCGCAGCACATTATCGCGCAGTCGCAAAGCTTTTCTACGCTTGGCGGCGTCAACCTTCGCTCCGTCATGCATCAGTTGGCGACCAGTTCAGCAACTGCACAGCAACAGCAGCTGCAACATTTCGTGCAGCAACTCACTACGCAGGGCATCGTGAACGAGCGGGCCTGGATGCATCAATTGCTGGCACAAGCGGACCGCTTAACAAGTGTGGACGACCTGGTCCGGCTCTCCGGCTACAGCCGCAGGCACCTACAGCGTCTTTTCCCTGAAAAAACCGGGTTCTCGGCCCACGATTTTCTGAAAATCCTGCGCTTTCAGCAGGTGCTGGCTACGCAGCGTATTGATGCCTATACCGATCAATCGCATTACATCCGCGAATTCAAACGCATCACCGGTATTACGCCCGTGGTATTTCAGCAGCAATATCCTCAGCAGCAATAG